In Notamacropus eugenii isolate mMacEug1 chromosome 1, mMacEug1.pri_v2, whole genome shotgun sequence, one genomic interval encodes:
- the FBXO48 gene encoding F-box only protein 48, protein MQKISKRNSNSPVAGKELNSACPDKKKENKDNFVEILPPEVTIKIFSQLDIQSLCRAATTCKSWNQAIKNCDYLWKHHCLTVRAICQKEIDGDRGNGYSWRVTLLRNYWKSKVKHEWLSGRYSNICSPVSLPEKNMCPMDADTWGEILAAELER, encoded by the exons ATGCAGAAAATCTCCAAAAGAAATAGTAATTCACCTGTTGCTGGTAAAGAACTTAACTCTGCTTGTCctgataagaagaaagaaaataaagacaattttGTTGAAATATTACCTCCAGAAGTCACTATTAAAATTTTTAGCCAACTCGACATTCAGAGTTTATGCCGAGCTGCAACAACATGTAAGAGTTGGAATCAAGCAATCAAGAATTGTGACTACTTATGGAAGCACCACTGTTTGACTGTCAGAGCTATATGTCAAAAAGAGATAGATGGTGATCGAGGAAATGGATATTCATGGAGG GTAACACTATTGAGGAACTACTGGAAGAGTAAGGTGAAGCATGAATGGCTAAGTGGCAGATACAGCAACATTTGTTCTCCCGTTAGccttccagaaaaaaatatgtgCCCTATGGATGCAGATACCTGGGGGGAAATTCTAGCAGCTGAACTTGAAAGATAA